Proteins from a genomic interval of Rhizobium leguminosarum:
- a CDS encoding zeta toxin family protein, with translation MSKPSCIILGGPNGSGKSSAFAKLKLDGVWINADEIARDLQNSDDGKSRERRASEIVLHKVAEMIETKTSFVFETTLSSQQSIRMMRDTKAAGFAVGLYYVALDNVETNIERVRQRVLKGGHNIPEADIRRRYQGSLNKLVDALKLADEAVLIDNSELEPHEVFTIASGKVETFDIDEDKPLHKLFEEKVREAYGLIRAKITGPERSPTVRFVRVVNRHPRRQE, from the coding sequence CCTTCCTGTATCATACTCGGCGGCCCGAACGGCTCGGGTAAGTCATCTGCCTTTGCGAAGCTGAAACTCGACGGCGTTTGGATCAATGCTGACGAGATTGCGCGGGATCTTCAGAATTCCGACGACGGCAAGTCGAGAGAGCGTCGAGCCTCTGAGATCGTGCTGCACAAGGTCGCGGAGATGATCGAAACGAAGACATCCTTCGTCTTCGAGACCACATTGAGCAGCCAGCAGTCGATCCGGATGATGCGCGATACGAAGGCGGCCGGATTCGCCGTCGGCCTCTACTATGTCGCCCTGGACAACGTCGAGACGAATATCGAGCGCGTCAGGCAGCGTGTTCTCAAGGGCGGCCACAACATCCCTGAAGCCGACATCCGCAGGCGATACCAAGGATCGCTGAATAAGCTGGTCGATGCCCTGAAGTTGGCGGATGAAGCGGTCCTGATCGACAACAGCGAACTGGAACCGCACGAGGTCTTCACGATCGCATCCGGGAAGGTCGAGACGTTCGACATTGACGAAGACAAGCCGCTCCACAAGCTTTTCGAGGAAAAGGTGCGTGAAGCCTACGGATTAATCCGGGCCAAAATCACAGGCCCTGAGCGATCGCCTACCGTTCGATTTGTCAGGGTGGTCAATAGGCATCCCAGGCGGCAGGAATAG